From Acidicapsa acidisoli, the proteins below share one genomic window:
- a CDS encoding S-methyl-5'-thioadenosine phosphorylase — protein sequence MQEAEIGIIGGSGLYSMPGLTEIREEKVSTPFGDPSDSFILGKLEGRKVAFLARHGRGHRLLPSELNFRANIYAMKQLGVERIVSVSAVGSLKEEHKPTDFVIPDQFIDRTFLRKSTFFGDGIVGHVAFGDPVCATVAAAAADACTSSGVTGKKGGTYICMEGPQFSTKAESNLYRSWGADVVGMTNLQEAKLAREAEICYATVAMVTDYDCWHPDHDSVTVEQIVAVLHQNAENAAKVVRATVAALPAERNCACATAAKYAILTQPAAIPAEARERLKLLFGKYLNS from the coding sequence TTGCAGGAAGCTGAGATTGGAATCATTGGCGGTAGTGGTCTTTATTCTATGCCCGGTCTGACGGAGATCCGCGAAGAAAAGGTTTCGACTCCCTTTGGCGATCCGTCGGACAGCTTCATTCTCGGGAAGCTGGAGGGCCGCAAAGTTGCTTTTCTGGCGCGTCATGGACGGGGCCACCGGTTGCTGCCCTCAGAGTTGAACTTCCGCGCCAACATCTACGCGATGAAGCAGCTTGGCGTGGAGCGCATTGTTTCCGTTTCGGCGGTGGGGTCGCTCAAAGAAGAGCACAAGCCTACCGATTTCGTCATTCCTGACCAGTTCATCGACCGGACTTTTCTGCGCAAGAGCACGTTCTTTGGCGATGGTATCGTTGGCCACGTTGCCTTTGGCGATCCGGTGTGCGCGACTGTGGCTGCGGCTGCCGCCGACGCCTGCACCAGCTCCGGCGTTACCGGCAAAAAAGGCGGCACGTACATCTGCATGGAAGGGCCGCAGTTCTCGACCAAGGCCGAGTCAAATCTCTATCGCAGCTGGGGCGCGGACGTGGTGGGCATGACCAATCTTCAGGAGGCGAAGCTGGCCCGCGAGGCGGAGATCTGCTACGCGACCGTGGCGATGGTTACCGACTACGATTGCTGGCATCCGGATCACGATTCGGTCACCGTGGAGCAGATCGTGGCTGTCCTGCACCAGAACGCGGAGAACGCGGCCAAGGTGGTTCGCGCGACTGTAGCGGCTTTGCCCGCCGAACGCAATTGCGCCTGCGCCACCGCGGCAAAGTACGCGATTCTTACGCAGCCGGCGGCAATTCCAGCCGAAGCTCGCGAACGGCTGAAGCTGCTCTTCGGAAAGTACCTGAACTCGTAG
- a CDS encoding EAL domain-containing protein produces MLKIRNIYRLDRLWVSSVAILLGVLAGYFVGTESILFATSSRLASYADRLLQRERDLADELRNTLAEANASSYPPCSDQDITLLRRLTFSARFLKDVGRLHENTFLCSATTGRLAAPIPMLKPDMTLQDGTFLYKSYPLYVPAGDRGEISAFRNADAVIGPDTFSDFPQQPLQYAVGAVDPAHSNQHRDILFSGIAESVPIPAGVLKSDKTVRVADRLYRARCLASSRLCAVTSIRIDEVWRNNRALLFGYIASGAAAGIACAAALAIVGRKKRSHANQLKRAILSGRLSVAYQPIVELGSHRIVGAEALTRWIDEDGESIRPETIVALAEAEGFASDITRFILTQSLEEIRPILEWNPAFRVNVNLAPADLADPRLLLLLDEKLDGGVIKPANIAFELTERATSDRDVAVAAIHRFRERGHATFIDDFGTGYSNLAYLTELNVDGIKVNRTFIATIGTESVTASIVPQILAVAQALDLRVVVQGIEREDQAKYFADRDPAILGQGWFFGLPVPAKGLIYLCSEKSE; encoded by the coding sequence ATGCTGAAGATTCGCAATATTTACCGGCTCGATCGACTGTGGGTATCGTCAGTCGCCATCCTGCTCGGAGTGCTGGCCGGATATTTTGTCGGAACCGAATCGATCCTCTTTGCGACAAGCTCCCGTCTCGCGAGCTACGCCGATCGTCTTCTGCAACGCGAGCGCGATCTCGCAGACGAGCTTAGGAACACGCTCGCCGAAGCCAATGCCTCCTCATACCCACCGTGTTCCGACCAGGACATCACCCTGCTGCGCCGGCTTACTTTCTCCGCACGATTTCTCAAAGACGTTGGCCGCCTGCACGAAAACACCTTTCTCTGTTCGGCAACCACTGGAAGACTTGCTGCGCCAATTCCGATGTTGAAGCCGGATATGACTCTCCAGGACGGCACCTTTTTATATAAAAGCTATCCGCTGTATGTCCCGGCAGGGGACCGCGGTGAGATTTCAGCCTTCCGGAATGCGGATGCAGTGATCGGCCCGGATACCTTCTCCGACTTCCCTCAACAGCCGCTCCAATATGCAGTCGGCGCAGTCGATCCGGCTCATTCGAATCAACACCGGGACATCCTTTTTTCCGGTATCGCCGAATCCGTTCCGATTCCCGCCGGAGTGCTCAAGTCAGATAAGACTGTTCGCGTTGCAGACAGACTGTATCGTGCGCGGTGCCTCGCGTCGTCTCGACTATGCGCGGTCACAAGCATTCGCATCGACGAAGTCTGGCGCAATAATCGAGCGCTGCTATTTGGATACATAGCTTCCGGCGCGGCCGCCGGCATCGCCTGCGCTGCAGCGCTCGCAATTGTGGGACGAAAAAAGCGCAGCCACGCCAATCAACTGAAACGGGCAATTCTGAGCGGCAGGCTGTCCGTGGCCTATCAGCCGATCGTTGAACTGGGCAGCCATCGCATCGTCGGCGCCGAAGCACTGACGCGCTGGATCGATGAAGACGGAGAAAGCATTCGCCCGGAAACCATCGTTGCATTGGCCGAAGCCGAGGGCTTTGCCAGCGATATCACCCGATTCATCCTCACCCAGTCGCTCGAAGAAATCCGCCCGATTTTGGAATGGAACCCTGCTTTCCGCGTTAACGTCAACCTCGCTCCAGCAGATCTCGCAGACCCACGGCTGCTGCTGCTATTGGACGAGAAGCTCGACGGAGGCGTGATCAAGCCAGCGAACATCGCCTTTGAACTAACGGAACGAGCCACCTCCGACCGCGATGTTGCTGTCGCTGCGATCCACCGGTTTCGCGAGCGGGGGCACGCGACATTCATCGACGACTTCGGCACCGGATACTCCAACCTGGCCTATCTCACCGAGTTGAATGTCGATGGAATCAAGGTCAACCGCACGTTTATCGCGACCATCGGCACCGAGTCTGTAACCGCCTCAATCGTTCCGCAGATCCTTGCCGTGGCCCAGGCTCTTGACCTCAGGGTCGTGGTCCAGGGAATCGAGCGGGAAGATCAGGCAAAATATTTTGCAGACCGCGACCCGGCGATCCTTGGACAGGGATGGTTCTTCGGTCTCCCAGTCCCAGCCAAAGGCCTTATCTATCTGTGCTCGGAGAAGTCGGAGTGA
- a CDS encoding EAL domain-containing protein — MKPLERNPVRSALRVLAVTLLCIIAGLAIGLTVAFQATESRLDHFARYLLNYAETYNNEIVATLDAVNASPFPFCSDEDIARLRGLVFHGHLVKEIGRVRNSILYCSSVNGRLDHPVQEPEPDIVLRSGRAIWLHAPLITVPGMLGDITQSGEANFVAAQNAFSHLSEPPMTYTTTLTNRTTNKVLRTAGDPLEITNAEVFSEKEVMKGDALYLARCSTRYAPCMIAGITFRDAFRSNAELIGGFVVLGALAGIALGLTLVSQPRKRSLAAQLRRAIRRNQITLVYQPIVDIKTGKIVGAEALARWIDEDGEYVRPDIFVATAEELGFIGKLTRAVLRRIVAELGNFLRANPDFHINVNIAAADLADPQFLPMLETLLRKRGIESKSINLELTERSTADHHLAISAIGKLRERGHEFYIDDFGTGYSSLSYLNELAVDAIKIDRAFTDAIGTGSLTAVIVPQILAMANTLRVKVVVEGVETAEQSEYFANLDQEILAQGWHYGEAMPVKDLIQSVERKEAEQLV, encoded by the coding sequence GTGAAGCCGCTGGAAAGAAACCCGGTTCGGTCTGCCCTTCGTGTGCTGGCGGTCACGCTGCTCTGCATCATTGCCGGGCTCGCGATTGGTCTGACGGTCGCCTTTCAGGCAACGGAAAGCCGGCTGGATCACTTTGCCAGATATCTGTTGAACTACGCGGAAACCTACAACAACGAGATTGTCGCGACGCTCGACGCGGTGAATGCGTCTCCCTTTCCCTTCTGCTCGGATGAGGACATTGCGCGGCTCCGCGGCCTTGTATTTCATGGCCATCTGGTGAAAGAAATCGGAAGAGTGCGGAATAGCATACTGTACTGCTCTTCCGTCAATGGACGGCTCGATCATCCCGTCCAGGAACCGGAACCCGATATTGTTTTGCGGAGCGGCAGAGCCATCTGGCTGCACGCGCCTCTTATCACCGTGCCTGGCATGCTCGGGGATATTACCCAATCTGGAGAAGCAAACTTCGTTGCAGCCCAGAATGCCTTTAGCCATCTCAGTGAGCCCCCGATGACTTACACCACAACCCTGACCAACCGGACCACCAACAAGGTCTTGCGAACGGCAGGGGATCCCTTGGAAATCACCAACGCAGAAGTCTTTTCGGAAAAGGAAGTGATGAAGGGAGATGCCCTGTACCTGGCGCGATGTTCCACGCGCTACGCGCCGTGCATGATCGCCGGAATCACCTTCCGGGACGCGTTCCGATCGAACGCGGAGCTCATCGGAGGATTCGTCGTGCTGGGCGCTCTTGCGGGGATTGCGCTAGGCCTGACGCTGGTCTCACAGCCTCGAAAGAGATCCCTTGCCGCACAGTTGCGCCGCGCAATCCGTCGCAATCAGATCACACTCGTTTATCAGCCCATCGTCGATATCAAGACCGGCAAGATCGTCGGCGCGGAGGCATTGGCGCGATGGATCGACGAGGATGGGGAATACGTTCGGCCCGACATCTTCGTGGCCACCGCAGAAGAACTCGGATTCATCGGCAAGCTCACTCGCGCAGTATTGCGAAGAATCGTTGCCGAATTAGGCAATTTCCTGCGCGCCAACCCTGATTTCCACATCAACGTAAACATCGCCGCCGCCGACCTTGCCGACCCGCAATTTCTGCCGATGCTGGAGACGCTGCTGCGCAAGCGCGGCATCGAATCGAAGAGCATCAACCTCGAATTGACCGAGCGTTCCACCGCCGACCATCATCTGGCGATCTCGGCGATAGGTAAGCTGCGCGAGCGCGGCCATGAGTTCTACATCGACGATTTCGGAACCGGCTATTCAAGCCTCTCGTACCTGAATGAACTCGCCGTGGATGCCATCAAGATTGACCGCGCCTTTACCGACGCCATTGGCACAGGCTCCCTCACCGCTGTCATCGTTCCGCAGATTCTGGCGATGGCCAACACGCTCCGCGTGAAGGTCGTTGTCGAGGGCGTGGAAACTGCGGAGCAGTCCGAGTATTTTGCCAATCTCGACCAGGAGATCCTCGCTCAGGGCTGGCACTACGGCGAGGCTATGCCGGTAAAAGATCTGATTCAGTCGGTAGAACGCAAGGAAGCAGAGCAGTTAGTGTAG
- the ygfZ gene encoding CAF17-like 4Fe-4S cluster assembly/insertion protein YgfZ: MTDQTLTTEPQITALAEYLAGAGLAPSSAMTSYLGALTPQQLDATEAETGALVSGVAVHDLGWLRRVALRGEDRFRWLSGMVTNMVEALPDRSGTYNLVLNAQGRIQGDACVWRSGDELELEITAEQSEALLAHLDRFIIMDDVELTPLSGQSALGLTGPQAEAILIKLGLNGLSDEFTSTSGTINGVAVRVYRGYGPVVPHFTLWTAVEEIPAFWQALCAAGAKPVGAASIETLRIVEGVPAYGIDIQSRDLAQETAQDRALSFTKGCYLGQEIVERIRSRGQVHRHLRALELTPDHPGELPSIGAELRISGNPEAKPAGAVTSVASLQRNGARRIFAIAMIRSEAEVGNQPLTYPGGIAQILHTSPKLT, from the coding sequence ATGACGGATCAGACTTTGACGACCGAACCCCAGATCACAGCGCTGGCGGAGTATCTTGCCGGTGCCGGACTGGCTCCCTCGTCTGCAATGACTTCCTATCTCGGCGCACTCACCCCTCAGCAGTTGGACGCGACAGAGGCCGAAACTGGAGCACTTGTTTCAGGCGTCGCCGTTCACGATCTGGGCTGGCTCCGCCGGGTCGCGCTGCGCGGCGAAGACCGCTTCCGCTGGCTGAGCGGCATGGTCACCAATATGGTGGAAGCGCTGCCGGACAGGAGCGGAACCTACAACCTCGTCCTCAATGCGCAAGGGCGAATCCAGGGTGACGCCTGCGTCTGGCGCAGCGGCGACGAGTTGGAGCTGGAAATCACCGCGGAGCAATCCGAGGCGCTGTTGGCGCATCTGGACCGCTTCATCATCATGGATGACGTCGAGCTGACCCCGCTGTCCGGCCAATCGGCGCTGGGCCTGACCGGTCCACAGGCCGAAGCCATACTGATCAAACTGGGGCTCAACGGTCTTTCCGATGAATTCACCAGCACAAGCGGCACGATTAACGGGGTCGCCGTCCGGGTTTATCGCGGCTATGGCCCGGTGGTGCCGCACTTTACTCTTTGGACAGCAGTCGAGGAAATCCCTGCGTTCTGGCAGGCTCTGTGCGCCGCCGGTGCTAAGCCCGTGGGCGCGGCATCGATCGAGACCCTGCGCATCGTCGAGGGCGTTCCGGCTTACGGCATAGACATCCAGAGCCGCGATCTGGCGCAGGAAACCGCCCAGGATCGCGCCCTTAGCTTCACCAAAGGCTGCTATCTCGGCCAGGAGATCGTCGAACGCATCCGCTCCCGGGGCCAGGTGCACCGCCATCTGCGAGCCCTGGAACTGACTCCAGACCATCCGGGCGAACTCCCATCCATCGGCGCTGAACTGCGCATTTCAGGCAACCCCGAAGCCAAACCTGCCGGCGCAGTCACCAGCGTCGCCTCACTGCAACGAAATGGCGCACGCCGCATCTTTGCAATAGCCATGATTCGCTCTGAGGCCGAGGTCGGCAACCAGCCGCTCACCTATCCAGGCGGAATAGCACAGATTCTTCACACCTCACCGAAATTGACGTAA
- a CDS encoding DUF1844 domain-containing protein: MSDTPKFTVVDRRKFRADDDSSASTEAKSTTASSEPSEPVAKSGSASAPASAPRLTLVEPIQPAAAKPEPPAPTVAVAEEEDFGDEAQLPPAPSAEESRFQKLAYDQAAERLENLVRAQNPGAPAAEKIGFEHLVQQLYLSAMMQMGAGTPEGQRPRVDILGARQTIDLLSVVLEKTKGNLTPQESRTIDTVLYELRMTFLELTRMISAQPQPPMPPPPGAKR, encoded by the coding sequence ATGAGCGATACACCCAAGTTCACCGTAGTTGACCGGCGCAAATTCCGCGCCGACGACGATTCTTCCGCAAGCACGGAAGCCAAGTCCACCACCGCCTCTTCCGAGCCATCGGAACCAGTAGCCAAATCCGGTTCCGCGTCCGCTCCAGCATCCGCCCCGCGCCTGACCTTGGTTGAGCCCATTCAACCAGCCGCAGCGAAGCCGGAGCCGCCTGCTCCAACCGTCGCCGTTGCCGAGGAAGAAGATTTCGGCGACGAGGCTCAGCTCCCCCCGGCTCCCTCGGCCGAAGAATCCCGCTTTCAAAAGCTCGCCTATGACCAGGCTGCCGAGCGGCTGGAGAATCTCGTCCGCGCGCAGAATCCCGGCGCACCGGCGGCGGAAAAAATCGGCTTCGAACACCTCGTGCAGCAGCTCTATCTCTCTGCCATGATGCAGATGGGTGCGGGAACTCCCGAAGGGCAGCGCCCGCGCGTCGATATTCTCGGCGCACGCCAGACCATCGACCTACTCAGCGTAGTGCTCGAAAAGACCAAAGGCAACCTCACGCCACAGGAGTCCCGCACCATCGACACCGTGCTCTACGAGCTGCGCATGACCTTCCTCGAACTGACCCGGATGATCTCGGCGCAACCGCAGCCGCCGATGCCCCCACCCCCCGGAGCGAAGCGCTAA
- a CDS encoding MBL fold metallo-hydrolase has protein sequence MSGALQGTVKFLGTGTSMGVPTLGCNCKVCTSSDPHDRRLRPSLLVRWPAPQSSRADGRTSGHYQPDERVVLIDTGPDFRQQALLAGIRHVDAVLYTHSHADHIFGMDDLRPLSFVTYRQFGPIPLYATPETRTVLEHVYSYTFSPDAKYPTRARVAIKDVASDTPIPVHEVVFTPIPVFHGELPITGYRFGNVAYMTDVSTIPEESFALLKGLDVLVVSALRHTPHPSHATLDQAVRWANRIGARQTWFTHISHDLGAAETNANLPEGMALAHDGLTFPVTLV, from the coding sequence ATGTCGGGAGCATTGCAAGGCACGGTCAAATTCCTGGGCACCGGCACTTCCATGGGAGTGCCTACCCTGGGCTGCAACTGCAAGGTCTGCACCTCGTCAGACCCGCACGACCGCCGCTTGCGACCATCCCTGCTGGTGCGCTGGCCTGCCCCTCAAAGCAGTCGCGCCGATGGTCGGACAAGCGGCCATTACCAGCCAGACGAGCGCGTCGTGCTGATCGACACCGGCCCCGACTTCCGCCAGCAGGCTCTGCTTGCTGGAATCAGACACGTGGACGCCGTTCTCTACACCCACTCCCACGCCGACCACATCTTCGGCATGGACGATCTGCGTCCTCTCAGCTTCGTGACCTACCGCCAATTCGGCCCCATCCCGCTCTACGCCACGCCGGAGACTCGCACCGTTCTGGAGCACGTCTACTCGTACACCTTTTCGCCCGACGCGAAATACCCCACGCGCGCCCGCGTCGCCATCAAAGACGTCGCCTCCGACACGCCGATTCCCGTTCACGAGGTGGTTTTCACCCCGATTCCCGTCTTTCACGGAGAGCTGCCCATCACTGGCTATCGCTTCGGAAACGTGGCGTACATGACCGACGTCAGCACCATCCCCGAAGAGAGCTTTGCTCTGCTCAAAGGGCTGGATGTGCTCGTGGTCTCCGCCCTGCGGCATACTCCGCACCCGAGTCACGCCACGCTCGATCAGGCCGTCCGCTGGGCCAACCGGATCGGCGCGCGCCAGACCTGGTTCACCCATATCTCGCACGATCTTGGAGCCGCCGAAACCAACGCCAACCTCCCCGAAGGCATGGCGCTGGCCCACGACGGCCTGACTTTTCCGGTGACGCTCGTATGA
- the ribF gene encoding riboflavin biosynthesis protein RibF: MQVFRSLEEIPGGFGPSVAVIGNFDGVHRGHHQVMSTVAAEARANGYRSIAITFDPHPELFLRPASAPQLLAPIPERLHLMATTGIEAVLVLPFCESLACLEAREFVETILVEKLGLRSIHEGANFRFGHRAQAGVVELAAFGQEFGFKVTVHPAVQVRGMAVSSTAIREFVAAGDVRRARWMLGHTFSIRSTPARGRGIGGRLLVPTINLAPYSELLPAFGVYVTRLTIATAEGDRCFQSITNIGNRPTFGEPSFAVESHILNFEPVDLIEETPLELEFLRRLRPEIAWPSPEALKAQIMKDIGQAKRFHHLANLLGSSATGSEPIS, translated from the coding sequence ATGCAGGTTTTTCGTTCCCTCGAAGAGATCCCCGGCGGATTTGGCCCCTCGGTCGCCGTGATCGGCAACTTCGACGGCGTCCATCGCGGCCACCATCAGGTCATGTCCACCGTGGCGGCTGAGGCTCGCGCGAACGGCTATCGCTCCATCGCCATCACCTTCGACCCTCACCCGGAGCTGTTTCTGCGCCCTGCATCCGCCCCGCAATTGCTGGCGCCCATCCCTGAGCGGCTGCATCTGATGGCCACAACCGGCATCGAAGCGGTACTGGTGCTTCCCTTTTGCGAGTCACTAGCCTGTCTGGAGGCTCGCGAATTCGTCGAGACCATCCTTGTCGAAAAACTCGGGCTCCGATCCATTCACGAAGGTGCCAACTTCCGTTTCGGCCATCGCGCCCAGGCAGGTGTCGTCGAACTGGCGGCATTCGGCCAGGAGTTTGGATTCAAAGTGACCGTCCATCCCGCAGTCCAGGTGCGCGGAATGGCGGTTTCCAGCACGGCTATCCGCGAATTCGTCGCTGCGGGAGACGTTCGCCGCGCGCGCTGGATGCTGGGCCACACCTTCTCGATCCGCAGCACACCAGCTCGCGGACGCGGCATCGGCGGCCGGCTGCTAGTGCCCACGATCAATCTGGCTCCATATAGCGAACTATTGCCTGCCTTCGGCGTCTACGTCACCCGCCTGACGATTGCTACCGCAGAAGGCGACCGCTGCTTCCAATCCATCACGAACATCGGCAATCGCCCCACCTTCGGAGAGCCATCCTTCGCCGTCGAGTCGCATATTCTCAATTTCGAGCCGGTTGATCTGATCGAAGAAACGCCGCTGGAACTCGAATTCCTCCGTCGTTTACGCCCGGAAATCGCATGGCCTTCGCCCGAAGCGCTGAAAGCGCAGATCATGAAGGATATTGGACAAGCAAAGCGCTTTCACCACCTTGCCAATTTACTCGGCTCCAGCGCGACAGGGTCGGAACCGATTTCGTAG
- a CDS encoding penicillin-binding protein 1A, producing MASTSPQQLPAKGGFRPPRLRSEKAPEQQRRKLTGRWTFAVLFSLAAIAGSLAGLTLVYSVDLPQIHDLERYRPSTTTELYDQKGRPFGSFALERRIIVNYEDFSPVLRQAVISIEDKNFASHWGINVFRVGGALWHDIVSHGRAQGASTLTMQLARNLFLSAERTTARKVQEAYLAIQIERSFTKEQIFTLYGNQIYLGHGMYGFEAASEFYFSKHASELNLTEAALLAGLPKGPVAYSPLLNPEKALRRRNLVLTEMENDRVITKQQADAARSAPLGLHIAQPEMSVAPWFVEEVRRELEKQFGAEEVHEAGLRVETTLDVDLQQVANHAVEDGVATYERRRGWKGVKQNLITQGIDTESYRHPDWVMKVKDGDYVHALVTSVLPLEIRARVGNMPIVMTPEDWKWTGQAHGDDLVKPGDVIYVQLAPGMEGTAHKATLEQDSGAEGSLMAIDNTSGDVLAMVGGRDYAVSQFNRATQSERQTGSSFKPYVYTTAIEDGVKPEDIIVDGPVSFGSYTPHNYEGDYKGAMTVLNAFAESRNIPALKLAARVGIHKVIDTAHRFGVTSNIPAYLPVALGAVEITLQEQVASYAVFPNDGVRVTPRLLKKVSNADGITLWEQAPSVTEVTSQQTARTMMRLLREVTRSGTGAAAAQLKHPLGGKTGTTSDYTDAWFLGFSPSVTCGVWVGFDSRESLGEKETGARAALPIWMTFMKAAIQGKDDERFLGDAAPVPSVAKTDAAQAAAVAPGKPAAKLAGASAPAVTPKPGQPSGVVKPTPPVSVGAKAIVVPPVKAVTPAAQGTPAKPVVRPAFQPSAGTGSLPKPTLQPKPALPQ from the coding sequence TTGGCTTCCACCTCCCCACAGCAGTTACCGGCCAAGGGCGGCTTCCGGCCGCCGCGATTGCGGTCGGAAAAGGCCCCGGAACAGCAGCGGCGCAAGCTGACTGGGCGATGGACCTTCGCGGTGCTTTTTTCGCTTGCCGCAATTGCCGGTTCGCTGGCCGGGCTGACTCTGGTTTACTCGGTCGACCTGCCGCAGATTCACGATCTTGAGCGCTACCGGCCCTCGACAACCACGGAACTCTATGATCAGAAGGGCCGGCCGTTTGGCTCATTTGCGCTGGAGCGCCGCATCATCGTCAATTACGAGGATTTTTCACCGGTTTTGCGCCAGGCGGTTATCTCCATTGAGGACAAGAACTTCGCGTCGCACTGGGGCATCAATGTCTTTCGCGTCGGCGGGGCTCTCTGGCACGATATTGTTTCGCATGGTCGCGCTCAGGGCGCTTCGACGTTGACGATGCAACTTGCGCGCAATCTCTTCCTCTCCGCCGAGCGGACGACGGCGCGCAAGGTGCAGGAGGCGTATCTGGCTATCCAGATCGAGCGCTCCTTTACCAAGGAACAGATCTTCACGCTTTACGGAAACCAGATTTACCTGGGCCACGGGATGTACGGCTTCGAAGCTGCTTCTGAATTCTATTTTTCCAAACATGCCAGCGAACTGAATTTGACGGAAGCTGCGCTCCTGGCCGGGTTGCCGAAGGGGCCGGTGGCCTATTCGCCGCTGCTCAATCCGGAAAAGGCGCTGCGGCGCAGAAACCTGGTGCTGACCGAGATGGAGAACGACCGGGTCATCACGAAGCAGCAGGCGGATGCCGCGCGCTCGGCGCCTTTGGGGCTGCACATCGCGCAGCCTGAGATGTCGGTGGCTCCGTGGTTTGTGGAGGAGGTGCGGCGCGAACTGGAGAAGCAGTTTGGCGCGGAGGAAGTCCACGAAGCCGGTTTGCGGGTTGAGACTACGCTCGATGTCGACCTGCAGCAGGTGGCGAATCATGCCGTGGAGGACGGAGTAGCAACCTACGAGCGCCGACGCGGATGGAAAGGCGTGAAGCAGAACCTGATTACGCAGGGAATCGATACCGAGAGCTATAGGCATCCAGACTGGGTGATGAAGGTTAAGGATGGGGATTACGTGCATGCGCTGGTGACTTCCGTGTTGCCGCTGGAGATTCGCGCGCGGGTTGGGAATATGCCGATTGTGATGACTCCGGAGGACTGGAAGTGGACAGGCCAGGCGCACGGAGACGATCTGGTCAAGCCGGGGGATGTGATTTATGTGCAGCTTGCGCCGGGCATGGAAGGGACGGCGCACAAGGCGACGCTGGAGCAGGATTCAGGGGCCGAAGGCTCGCTGATGGCCATCGACAATACCTCGGGTGATGTGCTGGCGATGGTTGGAGGGCGCGATTACGCGGTTTCGCAGTTCAATCGTGCGACGCAATCGGAGCGGCAGACGGGGTCGAGCTTCAAGCCTTATGTGTACACGACGGCGATTGAGGACGGCGTCAAACCGGAAGACATCATCGTCGACGGACCAGTCAGCTTCGGCAGCTACACGCCGCACAACTACGAGGGCGACTACAAGGGCGCGATGACGGTGCTGAACGCTTTCGCCGAGTCGCGGAATATTCCGGCACTCAAGCTGGCGGCGCGCGTGGGCATCCACAAGGTCATCGACACGGCGCATCGCTTTGGAGTGACTTCGAATATCCCGGCATATCTGCCCGTGGCGTTGGGCGCGGTCGAGATCACGCTTCAGGAGCAGGTTGCTTCGTATGCCGTGTTCCCGAACGACGGCGTCCGGGTGACGCCGCGATTGCTCAAGAAGGTTTCAAATGCGGACGGGATTACGCTGTGGGAACAGGCTCCCTCGGTGACCGAGGTGACCAGCCAGCAAACCGCGCGCACGATGATGCGACTCTTGCGCGAGGTGACGCGGTCGGGAACGGGAGCGGCCGCAGCGCAGCTCAAGCACCCTCTTGGAGGCAAGACAGGTACGACGAGCGACTACACGGACGCATGGTTTCTGGGCTTTTCTCCTTCCGTCACTTGCGGGGTCTGGGTTGGCTTTGACAGCCGCGAGTCGCTGGGAGAGAAAGAGACAGGAGCCAGGGCCGCGCTGCCGATCTGGATGACATTCATGAAGGCAGCCATTCAAGGCAAGGACGACGAGCGTTTCCTCGGAGATGCCGCGCCGGTTCCATCCGTTGCGAAGACGGATGCCGCTCAGGCCGCCGCTGTTGCGCCGGGAAAGCCAGCGGCAAAGCTTGCGGGTGCGTCCGCGCCTGCCGTAACGCCAAAGCCGGGACAGCCCTCGGGGGTGGTCAAGCCTACGCCCCCGGTCTCCGTTGGGGCAAAAGCGATCGTTGTTCCACCAGTGAAGGCCGTGACGCCGGCTGCACAGGGAACTCCCGCGAAGCCGGTCGTCAGACCAGCGTTCCAACCGTCTGCCGGGACAGGTAGCCTACCCAAGCCCACTCTGCAGCCCAAGCCAGCCTTACCCCAATAG